In the Chryseobacterium sp. MYb264 genome, one interval contains:
- a CDS encoding bacteriocin-like protein → MKKLKKLSREQLKNVSGGGSCTGTCSDGSFVYVSSCTSCISYSGGAACYNSHEESIYVETC, encoded by the coding sequence ATGAAAAAATTAAAAAAATTATCACGAGAGCAGTTAAAAAATGTCTCAGGTGGGGGATCTTGTACAGGAACCTGTTCAGACGGATCTTTTGTTTATGTAAGCTCATGTACATCATGCATTAGCTATTCTGGGGGAGCTGCTTGCTATAATTCTCACGAAGAAAGCATCTATGTTGAAACTTGCTAA